Sequence from the Miscanthus floridulus cultivar M001 chromosome 16, ASM1932011v1, whole genome shotgun sequence genome:
CTTTAATCAAGTCTGCTACACATTCAAGTCTACTGTGTTCGGGTACTGATTCAGTTCAGTACCCGAACACAGTACTGATTCAGTACCCGTACAAAAATATGAAACCGAGATTTGCAAGGTACTGATTCAGTTCAGATTAAATAATGACTGTGTTCGGGTAAAAGGAATGAACAATTGACTGATTTGATTTGAGGAAAAAGTTCAGATAAGGTATTTGTGGTGAGCTCTGTGGACTGATGTTTTAGTCCTTTCTCTTTGACGAAGGTAGCATGTCTGCAGCAATACACATGTCAAAGTTGTCAGCAATGGAATGCaataatgaataacaaattctcaAGCATGGATATTCCCTACTCGACTTCCCTTCTTCCACCTGGATTCTCTCGCTAAGAGACCTCCAGAGAAGAAGTTTGAATGGGTAAGTATAGACTATAGGCTTCAGTATTCATTTGTGCTGGATAGCCAAACAGCCAAGAAGCATGGCAAATAGCCGGCTCATGATGCATGGAAAATACCAAGAAGAAATTAGAAGAATGATGACCTACTGGCAGCTAAAAGCTCTGTTAGATCACTAAAAAAATAGTAAGTCGCTACAAGTGTGCAGCTGCTAGCTTTGGGTGCTGATGTCCAATAATAGCTCAAATATTTTCATGTTTTCTAATCAACAAACTTTTATTTTGAGATGAGTCTTGAATCAAACTGAAATCGGTATCCTCCTATCTTTTACCAAATTGTAACTGGTGGTAAAGTTATCTTTTACCATTGACTCGTTAAAATTTCAACCGAAATATAATTGGTCCCAAAAATTAAAGTTCCTCAAAACCATTGACTGTTTCCTTGCGCTCTGCATTTACATAATTATAAACTGAAATGCCTTCTAAATCATTGGCCCTGAACATGGATTTATGGATTATTGCAAAGTACTGATCAATTAATAAGGCAATGATTTAGGGAGGTGAGGTTATTGAAAATTTTCTGTTTTTGTTTCGATTAACCATAGTCAATTTGGTTAAAAACTTTCCAGTTTGTTATTAAAATTACACGTAAAAGTTGGTTTTCTTTTGGTAAGCACTCAGCACTACTTGAGTGAATTATGATATGAAATTTAAAGCACGACACAAGCTCTTTTACTACAGTATAGTATGACAGATGCATTTCATGCTAACCAAATTTCGCAGTTTCTAATACCTTCAAGATAATCAGCATAGTAATTAGCTAGGTGCACTGCATGGTCAATGGAAACCAAATGCACAATAATTGAAACTGAATGTCGAGGTCTAAAATGTCAGTAGTATGCACGACCATTCTAAAAAATATTCacgctttattctttttttacaGGAGATTACACGGCCGTCAACAGCCCACCGTAATCGTCCCAGGATCCAGCTATCGTCACTACTACCTTCTCGCCACGCCTCCTCTGATGCTGGATACACAACAGTAGCAGTCCTCGATCCTCTAACAACATGTTCTTGCAAGCCTTATTGCATGCATCATTCACTTGAGAGCCACTGTCCAAGGCCCAGTATGTGAACGGCAAGCGAGCACTTTAGCTTCGAGCTCAAAgttgtttctttctttctttctttctttctttctttctttctttctttctttctttctttgtgcGGGTAACGGTTTTTGTCAGTTGAGGCCTTGCATTGAGCGAACGGGAATATATACAAGTGCCGGTGCGCTGTATATTATAGTTTTGTTCGCGCTGTATTCAACTGTACAAAGGCCTTATTTAAattcagggtgtaaagttttaggaTGTCACGTCGGGTATCACATGCGGATATCgcatagggtgttcggatactaataaaaaaacaaattacagaatccgtcagtaaaccgcgagacgaatttattaagcataattaatccgttattagcatatgtgttactgtagcaccatattgttaaatcatgggctaattagtcttaaaagattcatctcgcaaattagtcgcaaactgtataattagttattttttagtctatatttaatactccgtgcACGTGTCAAATATTTGATGGGATATGATATAAAATTTTTGGAAGGAACTAAACGAGGCCAAAATATACAAATGGTATGACCTCTGACAAGCGTGTTACAGGTACAATGCGACACACGACAAGGCGAGGCACCACGCGACGCACGTCGCTCAAGATGCATGCATGCGTCATGCGTGCGTGCACACAACGTACAGTCAGGAACAACAACCACGAGCCCAACAGGAGCTAGGAGCGGCGAGGGATCGGAGACCGGCGACGTCGTCGTCGGTCGCCTTGGATCTAGGCCGTGACATCGATGCCACCGTCGGCCTACACCACCTCGGCCGCTTCCCCCGCTTGCTCCTCCTCAGCTCCCACGACGACCTCGCCGGCGGCACTCCGGAGCACGCGCTGGAGCACGGCGAGCAGCTGCTGCGGCGCGACGAGCTGCGGGAAATGGCCGACGGAATCGAtgaccaccacctccacctccgccgcCTTCTCCATCCTGCGCCGCATGTACTCCGCCACGGCGGGGGGCGCCGCGAAGTCGGCCGCCACCTGGACGACGGTGCACGGCGCGGCCACGGCGTCCAGGGCCCCGCGCTGGTCGCCCAGGAAGATCATCCGGGCCACCTCCAGCGCCACGCCAGGGTGCATGGACAGGAAGCTCTGCTCCAGCGCCGGGGACGCGGACGGGTCGCCGCCGGCGGCGTTGGGGACGAAACCCTTCACCCAGGTGCCGAAGTCCGACGACATGGCGCCCAGCATGCCGTCGATGCTCGCCCTGTCGAAGCCGCCCACGTACCCCTCCGACGGCGAGTCCATGTACCTGATCGACGACAACAACATCACTGGCtagaattaattaattcataaaatgtGTGGCTGATCCTTATTTTTTTGAACTGTAAAATGCTCATCCGGTCCAATGCATCGGTTGGGTGGTCAGATTTCACGTTATTGTCATGCACGTACGTTTTCAAGAGATTAATTTCCCTTTCTTTTTCTTGTGTTTTATGTCTATATATACAGCTGAAATGTTCATCCCAACCTATAGCTGTTTTTCTTTGAGTATGTCTTCTTAATTTATTAACCGCTTCTCTAATTAATGTGGTACATTCTAATCCTTGAGAATAGACGTGGAGCCTTCTTTTGTCGACCAAATACGAAGACAACTATAAATTTGACTTAGGATAACTCAAAACCTCCTATATTAAGCTAACAAACTGTCTAGAGGCAACAAAGCActacttttttttatatatatatagagcaTCCATCATCCCTAAGGCACAAATTtaatgcacaaattttggtgttgGAACTTTCTAGGATGCTCCAATGATATTTAGTGCCTATGTGGTATGGCTCGTCTCATAGACGCTCTATCAAAGGTGCCGGAGCTATAGAGAGAGAAGCCACAATTTATAGCTTCGACTCACAAAAAACGGCTCCACCAGCTCCTCTTTCATGCACccaaaatttaaaatggtttctCCTTCCGAGGTGTTTGGTCTGGTTCCTTTGCTGAAGCTCTTGTTGGAGCCGGAGACGTGccaaacaaacccttagcttTCCTCGCCTCCTGCCTTCCTGTTTTACACTAGTTTTCTCCTATTCCCTCTATCACCAAATAAATGGTCATCTCACATTTTGATGAGTCAACCAATCTTAAGtgaccaaatatatacaaaaaagAACTAATATTCGTGATACCAAATAAACATAATTAGATTAATCATGCCATATATTTTTATAGTGAACATATTTGATATACAAATATCAATATggttctataaatttagttaaacttgaaATTAGTTGACTTCTCAATACgcgagatgtgcatttattttggGATGAACATTTTTTTCCCCAAAACAAACCACATGTGTGTATGCATGTACGGACTATGGAGGGAGtaatctttcttttcttttcttttttgaaaatACAAGTGGGCATATCTATAAGTATAAgaataagaataagaaagaaaatgTATGTATTGGTTGCGTCAGTGAAGGCAACTAGTCCTTTGGTTTCTAGAGGCTTCTCAGTCGCTGCGATGACCATGACTTGTGCATGGCCGACTGCCTGCCTATCTATATGCGGAGGTGGACAGACGTTGACAGGCCATAATGATAGGTTTGTGCATAATTAAGGCCAAAAGGTTGGAATGACGGATACAAGGAAGAACCGAAATTGCAAGCCTGTTATAATCCGTTACAAATACGGTCGTAGCGATAAGATGCCCAGGGCAGGAAACTACGTATAGTTTCTATAtctattattttctataaacactacatatacaaaccatggttccaatggatagtttctacagaataattttttatccaatcacatacattCTCTCTTCATTTTGTACCAATCACATCCCTTTATGTCTtagttctcgtgtagacatggtcTCTAATTTAGACACGGTTTCTATAatttttgctctctctcttcaataaacaccttgccacatcagcaaaacacTTAGGTGACAGTACAATTAATGTCCATAGAAACTATGATGGtttctgcattgggagtgccctcGTGGTGTCCGTCTATGCAGATGTTTATGATCCAGTATGGAAATCAGAGGTCACGGCCGGCCGAGAGTTCCACTTCCTTGGTTAATTAAACACACTTTTGCTACCCATGTCAAGTCAAGCATCATACTATAACTTTTGCCATATAATAAAAaatcaaagattttttttaaaaaatagatcATTTATATTATCCATCTTCTATCTACAAATATTTTCAGACTGTTCGTCGGAACAGCACCCCAGGCCCATGCATCCACACTCGCAGAAAGGTATTACAGGCAGGCAGGAGCACGGCAAGAGCGGAAGAGATCAATCATGACATGCATGCAGCAGGAGTAGCTAGCTCACCTGGGGGACgcgcagaggaggacgaggtgggcgAAGAGGTCGGGCCTCCGGACGGAGGCGATgcaggcggccatggcggacatggaGTGGCCCACCACCACCGCGCCCCGCACCCCCTTGTCGTCCATGAGCGCGATTAGGTCGTCGGCGAACCTGCCGAACGTGTaccgcgccgcctccgcctcctgtTCGTCAGCGCCGCCGCCGGTGAAGTCCCAGTCGAAGAGGATGACCCTGTGGTGCTGGGAGAGGGCCGGCAGGAGCTTGTCCCACAGCGTCTGGTTGGCGCCGTAGCCGTGCGCCAGCACCACCGTGGtgtcgccgccgccgacctcctTCACGTTCGCGTACCACCGCATTGCTTGCCGGGGAAAAGGACAGGAGACTACTGTGCTAGCTTTCGCGTGCGCCTCGGTCTCTCGCTCTGCCTACACACCGTAGCGGTGTATACATATTTATAGGAGGAGCGCATCATCACTGGCCACTGCCAGGGTTCAGAATTTCGATGGCTTTCGATCCTACCAGGACAAATACATACGCATATAGAGAGAGATATGATTTTGGTTTTCATTTAgatgagatttattaggatttttaaattttatagttaaaattccaaatttttttttttgaaaattcaggACGTGTGCCAATACAAAACGCtgcttatttttttttaaaaaaaagtgggTTCAAGACTAGGAACGTCATCGATTGCTTGGATGAACATAGCTCTTTTCTCCCCTGATATGCTTATTTGACGGAGTCTAGTGCGTAATCATTTTCTTCTGGTCTTGGCTCTAAAGGTTTTTTGGGCGTGCAGTGCTATTACTCTATCCATCAAAGATTACACACGGCATATTTTGTTGAGCTTTGCTACGGTACTTCAAAGTAGTTGTTGACTAATTGTCGATCTAGATTATTATAATTATTATGTAGTAATAGaagaattatttatttatttattttgaaaaATAGGAAGATTGGACAAAATATCTTGCAATTAGATCTATAGGCTACATTGCTGTTAGCGTATGACTTTTGTGGTACAGAATTAGTGTTGTTATTACCAGGTCTGTGGTGAAAGAAAACTTATTTATATTTAAAAATTACAATAAATTGGCATAATTAAAGACGGCATATTGATAGAGTAATAATAAGTACAAAAAATTTTGGAAAGCATGCTGTAGCACGGCATTGTTTGAAAAGCAAAGCATCCATCCAATCCCAGTCCAAAGTCCAAACGGCATTGGCGAGTGGACCCAGGCCCGAGATTCCGTTGCAGTCCCCAGAAAAGTGAAGCACTGTCGTGTAGCACCAACGGCCAACGCCCAACGCCCAACGGTAGTAGGTGCCATGTCACACCATCCCGTCCGCTAGCTGCTTGCCTTTTTATGTTTTCTATCTGTAAATAATGTAATTGATTGATCCATTCGGAGTCATCATTCATCAACAACAGCTGATGGGCATCTTGACTTAATGATGACGCATAAATATATTGCATAGTTTAATTTGTGTGTCAACTTAACCATGTAAGGCCGCCAATAGCTTCAAATTATGGTGGAAACGTATGTCACACCAATATatctatgtactccctccgtctacaAAAGAATGCATTAAGGGATCTATGCCGGTCAAATTAGCTCAAGTTTGAACAAATTTAttatgtcttcaaataaatttattatatgaAAATATACAGTATTAtgcaactaatctaatggtacttattttgtatcatgaatgttagtatttttttatataaatttagtcaatgttcaaactgtttgactcctcgaaaaacgagaattatatttttttttggacggagggaaTACATTGTATTTTGCTATAGATTTCTACCGAGAGATATGAACACCAGATGGACATTCATGACTGCTCTCCTGTCTCTTGTCT
This genomic interval carries:
- the LOC136514188 gene encoding strigolactone esterase D14-like yields the protein MRWYANVKEVGGGDTTVVLAHGYGANQTLWDKLLPALSQHHRVILFDWDFTGGGADEQEAEAARYTFGRFADDLIALMDDKGVRGAVVVGHSMSAMAACIASVRRPDLFAHLVLLCASPRYMDSPSEGYVGGFDRASIDGMLGAMSSDFGTWVKGFVPNAAGGDPSASPALEQSFLSMHPGVALEVARMIFLGDQRGALDAVAAPCTVVQVAADFAAPPAVAEYMRRRMEKAAEVEVVVIDSVGHFPQLVAPQQLLAVLQRVLRSAAGEVVVGAEEEQAGEAAEVV